The Microbulbifer hydrolyticus genome has a segment encoding these proteins:
- a CDS encoding TonB-dependent receptor plug domain-containing protein, giving the protein MKRKYLSSAVVAIITSGAVAPVQPVFAEELEEVAVTGVRGKPRSVSDSPVPVDVFGSEALQSVSFTDTNDIMKTLVPSYNVTRQPISDGGTFIRPAQLRGMPTDKTLVLVNSKRRHRAALVQIGGSGTQGPDIATIPSSALKSVEVLRDGAAAQYGSDAIAGVINFILKDNPDGGSFSVQAGEYSEGDGFQTTATGNVGMPIGEDGFFSLSGEMSQSDFTSRSEQYCEDWFCLADQDPEFIEAAKNASLEGDVVQPWGRPNSEGARLFFNAGYDLGDGKELYAFGNYSESEADGSFYYRYPGNGTIEDLREEDGSIYSPLEKFPGGFTPRFFGEVTDYSLVSGLKGELLSGMLYDFSARYGYSEVAYTLKNTVNPSMGPDSPTSFKPGTLANEEIQLQADFSKELDWGMAAPVVAAFGLSYMDESYDLAGGDEASYAAGPYATQDPWAFCDGDIPTAAGLAVIAGGSTLNCADENDPIYTVVGVGSNGFPGYSPEYSGSYSRDSYAVYGDLSSDVTDRLFLQAAIRYEDYSDFDAELVGKLAMQYDLTENIGLRSSIGTGFRAPTPGQQGTTNVSTRLPNGFPVATGLFPASSSVAQALGADALKPETSTNFTFGFTADFDALSMTVDFYRIDVDDRTYAISTLDVSADSSTGSAYGNYLALVDAGVVGAESIGGVFYFTNAFDTRTQGVDVVATYPLSWSDTSVTNLTASFNYNKSEFASDPSEYLNEEDEFDFENFQPKLRGAVTAMHDVGPLSLMARANWYGSYENFQAGNVQEYDPLVQVDLEGRYNITEMTNVSVGGRNVFDKYPEKDQLGDYCCGAIYASDTVVDWQGSFYYMSLNHNF; this is encoded by the coding sequence ATGAAGCGGAAGTATCTGAGTAGTGCGGTAGTGGCAATCATCACCAGCGGTGCGGTGGCACCGGTACAGCCGGTGTTTGCGGAAGAACTTGAGGAAGTGGCTGTCACGGGGGTTCGGGGGAAGCCGCGTTCGGTATCGGATTCTCCGGTACCGGTGGATGTATTTGGTAGCGAGGCCCTGCAATCGGTGTCCTTTACCGATACCAACGACATAATGAAGACGCTGGTGCCTTCCTATAACGTGACGCGCCAACCGATCAGCGACGGCGGCACATTTATTCGTCCGGCCCAATTGCGGGGCATGCCTACGGATAAAACCCTGGTACTGGTTAACTCCAAGCGCCGCCATCGCGCGGCGCTGGTGCAAATTGGCGGCTCCGGTACCCAGGGACCGGACATTGCCACCATCCCGAGCTCTGCGCTGAAGTCTGTGGAGGTTCTGCGCGATGGCGCAGCGGCGCAATATGGTTCTGACGCCATTGCCGGGGTAATCAACTTTATCCTGAAAGATAATCCAGACGGCGGTTCCTTCAGTGTGCAAGCCGGTGAGTACTCGGAAGGTGACGGCTTCCAGACGACGGCCACCGGTAATGTGGGTATGCCCATCGGCGAAGACGGTTTCTTCAGCCTCTCCGGTGAGATGTCCCAATCAGACTTTACCTCGCGCTCAGAGCAGTACTGTGAAGACTGGTTCTGCCTGGCTGATCAGGATCCTGAGTTCATCGAGGCCGCGAAAAATGCTTCCCTGGAGGGCGATGTTGTACAGCCCTGGGGGCGACCCAATTCGGAAGGTGCGCGACTCTTCTTTAATGCAGGCTATGATCTCGGCGATGGAAAAGAGCTCTACGCATTTGGTAATTATTCAGAAAGTGAAGCGGATGGTAGTTTCTACTATCGCTACCCGGGTAATGGCACCATTGAGGACCTGCGAGAGGAAGATGGCTCCATTTACAGCCCGCTGGAAAAATTCCCGGGCGGCTTTACACCGCGCTTTTTCGGTGAGGTGACCGACTACTCGCTGGTGAGTGGCCTGAAAGGCGAGCTGCTTTCGGGCATGCTGTACGACTTTAGTGCACGCTATGGATACAGCGAAGTCGCCTATACCCTGAAAAATACTGTCAATCCGTCAATGGGGCCCGATAGCCCAACCTCGTTCAAGCCTGGCACACTGGCCAACGAAGAGATTCAGTTGCAGGCCGATTTCTCCAAAGAACTCGATTGGGGTATGGCCGCTCCAGTGGTTGCCGCTTTCGGCCTGAGTTATATGGACGAATCCTATGACCTGGCCGGTGGCGATGAAGCTTCCTATGCGGCCGGTCCCTACGCGACGCAGGATCCCTGGGCGTTCTGTGACGGCGACATCCCCACCGCTGCAGGTCTGGCGGTGATCGCGGGTGGTTCTACCCTGAATTGTGCCGATGAAAATGATCCAATCTATACCGTTGTTGGCGTTGGCTCTAACGGATTCCCTGGGTACTCGCCGGAATATTCTGGCAGCTATTCTCGCGACTCCTACGCGGTATACGGTGACCTGAGTAGCGATGTAACTGACCGGCTATTTCTACAGGCGGCGATCCGCTACGAAGATTATTCCGATTTTGATGCCGAACTGGTGGGCAAGCTCGCCATGCAATACGATCTGACAGAAAATATCGGTCTTCGCTCGTCGATTGGTACCGGTTTCCGTGCACCAACTCCGGGCCAGCAGGGCACCACAAACGTATCCACGCGGCTACCTAATGGCTTCCCGGTTGCCACCGGCTTGTTCCCCGCCAGCAGTTCTGTTGCACAGGCACTGGGTGCCGATGCACTGAAACCGGAAACCTCTACCAACTTTACCTTTGGCTTTACCGCCGATTTCGATGCCCTTTCGATGACGGTGGACTTCTATCGTATTGATGTTGACGATCGCACCTATGCAATCTCAACCCTGGACGTATCTGCGGATAGCTCGACTGGTAGCGCCTATGGCAACTACCTCGCTCTGGTTGACGCCGGCGTTGTCGGTGCGGAATCCATCGGTGGGGTTTTCTACTTTACCAATGCGTTCGATACCCGCACCCAGGGCGTGGATGTAGTTGCCACCTATCCACTCAGCTGGTCCGATACCAGTGTGACCAACCTTACCGCCTCGTTTAACTACAACAAGTCGGAATTTGCCTCTGACCCCAGCGAGTATCTCAACGAAGAAGATGAGTTTGACTTTGAAAACTTCCAGCCGAAACTGCGTGGCGCAGTGACTGCAATGCACGATGTTGGACCGCTGTCCCTGATGGCGCGGGCCAATTGGTATGGCAGCTATGAGAACTTCCAGGCGGGTAACGTTCAGGAATACGACCCGTTGGTTCAGGTCGATCTGGAAGGGCGTTACAACATTACCGAGATGACCAATGTGAGTGTCGGTGGACGCAATGTCTTCGACAAGTACCCGGAAAAAGACCAGCTAGGTGACTACTGTTGTGGTGCGATATACGCGTCGGACACGGTAGTCGACTGGCAGGGTAGCTTCTACTACATGAGCCTGAATCACAATTTCTAA